TTTCCCCTTCCACTGTGGCACGTGTGGTCAGGGGTTCCTCCGGTCTGAGGGGCTTCGCGTGCACACACGAATCCATACAGGAGAGCGCCCATATGTGTGCATTGTGTGCAGTAAGGGCTATACTAGAAAAGACAAACTCACCAGGCATGCAGTTGTCCATACTGGAGAAAGACCTTTTGTGTGTCAACATTGTGGGAAGTCCTTCACACGGAAAGACAAGTTGCAGCGGCATGAGATGATTCACAAAGTAGACAAACCCTTTACCTGTGTGCCATGCAACCTGGAGTTTGTGCGTCAGGAAACCTTCAACACTCACATGGAAAAGAAACACCCTGAGCGCCTCCCTTACACTGTAGTTCAGCAGCCTCGCTCTGTCAGCCCATCATATCAGCCTCAGGGAGTCAATCTTTCAAATTTGTCGGAGAGTAAAAACAGCAGTAGCAGCACTAATACCAAGGCGTCTGCCAGCAGTCATAAGTTGTTAAGCACATTACCCACAACAAGCTCTACACCAGCACTCCTGAGTGGAGCATCACAAAGTGGCAGTGGTAGCTCTTCACCCGCTGGACATTCTCTCCTCAGTGGCACATCCCTCCTCAGTGGCACTTCCATTTTCAGTGGCACAGTACTTTCAAGTGGAGTCCAAAATGCTGGCATTGGTGGAGCTCATGTATGAAGATATATTTAAAAATGCCTAACCTTCCTAAATCAGACATTCATTTGGTAATTATTTAAGTCTAGCTGCTGGTGTTTGCATTTAGATTTTGATACTAATATTTCCATATTCTTTTAGATTATAAATATttatgtgtgtaaatatatatatatatatatatatatatacatatatatatatatatatatatatatatatatatatatatatatatatatacatatatatatatatattatatcagagctgggcattTCCGATCATCAGTCCAATCCTCCGATCTTCCGATCTCATCAGAACAGGAATTGGCGattggaatgcaaagattggatcatttTTGTAAATGGTAATcagactgtggagatcggaacttcacaaactaacttctaATCACCAATCTCTTAAAAAAAATGTGGttaacgttgtcatggcaacaactgACTGCGGACATTTTTAAAACCTCATGActcacttcttacaattatttttatacacgttgctaaatagttacttcaataagcgtctttatttataatatCAAATGAtgattattgatcgttaatttatttaatcctggtaaggtatcgtgaacgaaatgagcaggcgcaaagtcgctttactTTCTTGGCGGGACGTGTCACACGAcaccatgacagtgtggtgtgggctgcagtggAGGActttccgctcactccagtaaccgagtcgCCTGCCTCAATTGCCAGTTTTGCATTTTCTACTGCAGTGtaaccaccctctaatggcggcagcggcAGTTCCTTTACGGGAAACTAACAAGACCTAAACTAAGAGTGGGGGCTTTGACCCCCTcctaacggtgtgtgtgtgtggggggggggttatgcTAAGTCTATTGCacccatccaccactctgttggtaaaccaattcttgcctatgtctttgttgaacctaaacttatccaacttaaacccattgctacgtgtcctagccggctcacttataatcaaaaccttattgcttatgttcttcttgtaacttcCTTATTTATGAaccaattttttttattcaaaaagCTATTTCATCAGGAATGATAGGAGATGAATGATCACTATCGTTTGTTTTTatacaatagtaaaaaatatttcctaaatATCGATGACAAAATATTAAAAAACTGACAAatatttgtcaaaaatctaaataagTTCATACAATAGTTAGAATAgcaaacataattcctttttcatactctcataaactgaataaaaagggtAGATTTTACCCGAAAAGGCCGAGAGGTCCCATATGGGACTGCGTCACCGCAGGCCGATAGGTCCCTTATGGGACAGCTACTTTACACGCGTATCAAAACTGCGCTTTCACTGGTAACGCTGCTAATTTGGCTTGAGGAGTAGGCTACACTGTTTCCCcggaccatcaccacctcccccacgcACCCTACCTCTGTCCCATAGACCGACCCCGGTAAAgtgaccaccacctctgccacgccAACAACGAGTGCTACGGCAGCTGTAGCAACGGTTGCTGCTTCTGCACATGCCCCTAAACGTCCAAGGGGGACCAAAAAGGCTGCAATGATGTCGGGAGATGATGCACGCGGGCCAGTTATACGGGGTCCAATGCAGGCGGCCAGTCCTCCTACGCCTGAAAAAAATCAAACTGTGACTGCCCCACTGTCACAGAGggtccaaaaacaaacaaacaggcccaTAATAGACTGGGAAAAGGCCCTGAGCGCACAACGGACCGAGTCTGACACCTCAGCAGTCCAGCCCAGCTCGGAGGGTTGCACGCGCCACCACAATCTCCAACTACCGGCGATTATTCTGAAGCAACCAGGGTGGGCTAAGCAAAAATATTTCACATGCTGATGTATTTATACTAACAGCTAAAATTGCAATGGACAGAGTCTGGCACCCTAGCAGTCCAGCCCAGCTCGGATCGAGGGTTGCACGTACCAACACAATCTCTAACTACCGGCGATTATTCTGAAGCAACCAGGGGGAGCTAAGCAAAAATATTTCACATGctgatgtatttatatgtatactaaCAGCTAAAATTGCTTCCAGGTCATTCTGCAAGAGTTGATTTTAAGACGATTAATGCAGCTGTGGGGGGGGTATCGTCGGCCTTTATGggttaaataaatgcctaaaataagaagctAAGatagcttttttttcccttaccatgtcctatataccaaaagaaaggaaaaataaagatataagcaaataattaagttattacttatttgaaattattacttaaagaatgcctaaaataggtgtttcttgtaagtattattttttaaaaatgatgataatatatTATAAGtgttaatgatcggatgatcggaatgaagTGATCGCAACAGCAGAACTTGAAAAATGATTGGATGATcagaatcggatcagttgcctaAAGTGATCTGATGAttggggatcggaacagcaaaaaagtgatcggcgcccaccactgatatatatatatatatatatatatatatatatatatatatatatatatatatatatatatatatatatatatatatatatatatatatatatatatatatatatatatatagccacaCAGTAAAAGCTCAGTTATCTGCAACTTGACATTACCCACATGGGGACTCTTGTCCGGACACCTAGCACCATATCCTCTTCTTGTGCAGATAATTTGTAGAAATTTTACATTAAGACTGAGATGCACGAAACTATCGCAATATACATGTAACAGACATGGGGTGATTACTTAGGTTA
This is a stretch of genomic DNA from Eriocheir sinensis breed Jianghai 21 chromosome 10, ASM2467909v1, whole genome shotgun sequence. It encodes these proteins:
- the LOC126996595 gene encoding zinc finger protein 16-like isoform X1; its protein translation is MMSRGFWQPRDAMGDSASQSYAGRGMDHFLSGLDHGSNPWYGSRPTVASHEFAIGNSSFQLIPIPGNTNNHSVYQTVASQVNSQSAFRAPTESPKVKSEKDDEDRSGTPSPSVALTPLSTNMAQNSNKAKSCGTGRWDTKKVCNICGKVLSRGDKLKNHIRTHTNNFPFHCGTCGQGFLRSEGLRVHTRIHTGERPYVCIVCSKGYTRKDKLTRHAVVHTGERPFVCQHCGKSFTRKDKLQRHEMIHKVDKPFTCVPCNLEFVRQETFNTHMEKKHPERLPYTVVQQPRSVSPSYQPQGVNLSNLSESKNSSSSTNTKASASSHKLLSTLPTTSSTPALLSGASQSGSGSSSPAGHSLLSGTSLLSGTSIFSGTVLSSGVQNAGIGGAHV
- the LOC126996595 gene encoding zinc finger protein 16-like isoform X2, translating into MDHFLSGLDHGSNPWYGSRPTVASHEFAIGNSSFQLIPIPGNTNNHSVYQTVASQVNSQSAFRAPTESPKVKSEKDDEDRSGTPSPSVALTPLSTNMAQNSNKAKSCGTGRWDTKKVCNICGKVLSRGDKLKNHIRTHTNNFPFHCGTCGQGFLRSEGLRVHTRIHTGERPYVCIVCSKGYTRKDKLTRHAVVHTGERPFVCQHCGKSFTRKDKLQRHEMIHKVDKPFTCVPCNLEFVRQETFNTHMEKKHPERLPYTVVQQPRSVSPSYQPQGVNLSNLSESKNSSSSTNTKASASSHKLLSTLPTTSSTPALLSGASQSGSGSSSPAGHSLLSGTSLLSGTSIFSGTVLSSGVQNAGIGGAHV